One Branchiostoma floridae strain S238N-H82 chromosome 1, Bfl_VNyyK, whole genome shotgun sequence genomic region harbors:
- the LOC118410947 gene encoding uncharacterized protein LOC118410947 has protein sequence MSRVADKCLSGVFYVLTALSLVKKSKSAAQKKLRVTVHAATGQGSFGPGKFMTTIRLGEEKFRTGLKKATSLIWEESAEFQSPADPDDKENIVLKLRKAKKCTERTVGIVTINVKEALETNLHLPIKRRYLVTPSDKQQKCRVFLEVSVTIDEGEKPSKGETAGKITEGEAAFASVLTKSTGAQAVAPPAEINPHCREQISAITSLYEELTAKQSSSADLLTYVDGLRAKLAVAAPHVLDNVVIKNMAANVPDLTHYELPDMAGESLEGLEKVLKVVQRLNDEEDARLHFIKKWYVEELCRQAMEEAPEVLEGG, from the exons ATGAGTCGAGTGGCAGACAAATGCCTCAGCGGCGTATTTTACGTCCTGACGGCGCTATCACTTGTGAAGAAGTCCAAGTCAGCAGCACAGAAAAAGCTACGAGTCACGGTTCACGCAGCGACTGGTCAGGGGAGTTTTGGCCCCGGCAAGTTCATGACAACAATCCGGCTGGGCGAGGAGAAGTTCAGAACCGGACTGAAGAAGGCGACATCTCTGATATGGGAGGAGTCCGCAGAGTTTCAGTCCCCGGCGGATCCTGACGACAAAGAAAATATCGTCTTGAAGCTGAGAAAGGCAAAGAAGTGTACCGAGCGAACGGTTGGGATCGTCACCATCAACGTGAAAGAAGCTCTGGAGACCAACCTCCACCTGCCGATTAAGAGGCGTTATTTGGTGACGCCTAGCGACAAACAGCAGAAGTGCAGGGTGTTCCTGGAGGTATCCGTGACTATTGATGAAGGGGAGAAGCCCAGTAAGGGAGAAACCGCAG GGAAAATCACAGAAGGAGAGGCTGCTTTCGCATCAGTTTTGACCAAGTCCACGGGTGCACAGGCAGTAGCACCACCTGCCGAGATCAATCCACACTGCAGGGAGCAGATCTCCGCCATCACCAGCCTGTATGAGGAGCTGACAGCGAAGCAGTCATCCTCGGCGGACTTGCTGACGTACGTCGACGGGCTTCGCGCCAAACTGGCTGTAGCGGCGCCGCACGTGTTGGACAATGTCGTCATCAAGAACATGGCAGCAAACGTTCCAGACCTCACACACTATGAACTTCCAGACATGGCCGGTGAGAGTCTGGAGGGACTTGAGAAGGTTCTAAAGGTTGTGCAGAGGTTGAACGATGAGGAAGACGCCCGACttcatttcattaaaaaatggTATGTGGAGGAGTTATGCCGGCAGGCGATGGAGGAAGCACCCGAAGTGTTGGAAGGCGGCTGA
- the LOC118424748 gene encoding uncharacterized protein LOC118424748 has product MTQRMSLLSTKTETSTRMSYQKVKTRPLPTGQSRRSCRRNQSWRMTRSMFPRKKPDATSDNSGTVSSPPAAAGDAADVKSVSSTSSASGLPATAPDTADKRPAAGEGDVPECHPSIVRGEEMEAPDNSGAGIDSQTTTSTEGGASLTTTTLSPKHKEAEGPQYEVAMSSVDKLWAELRLERDYYMRKSFSLMPTHFDPDSPLPSCMFSIVNRQRWCGRQINVTEIGCKKKDQGKVLKTYAVRP; this is encoded by the exons ATG ACGCAGCGGATGAGTTTGCTGTCAACGAAGACAGAGACGTCAACGAGGATGAGCTACCAAAAGGTCAAG ACCAGGCCACTTCCGACGGGACAGTCAAGACGGAGCTGTAGGAGAAACCAGAGCTGGAGAATGACAAGATCAATGTTTCCCAGGAAAAAGCCGGACGCAACATCAGACAACAGCGGCACGGTCAGCTCACCACCAGCCGCTGCCGGTGACGCCGCAGACGTCAAATCGGTGTCTTCAACAAGCTCGGCATCCGGCCTACCAGCCACAGCTCCAGATACAGCAGACAAACGTCCTGCTGCCGGAGAAGGTGATGTCCCAGAGTGTCATCCTTCAATTGTCCGTGGAGAAGAGATGGAAGCACCCGACAACAGTGGCGCTGGTATAGATAGTCAGACGACAACGTCTACTGAAGGAGGAGCGTCTCTTACAACAACCACCCTATCGCCCAAACACAAGGAAGCAGAAGGTCCTCAGTACGAAGTGGCCATGTCGTCAGTCGACAAGCTGTGGGCAGAGCTCCGTCTTGAGAGAGACTATTATATGCGGAAAAGCTTCTCGCTCATGCCGACTCACTTCGATCCAGACTCGCCACTACCGTCCTGCATGTTCTCCATAGTTAACAGACAAAG GTGGTGTGGTCGACAAATAAACGTGACGGAAATCGGGTGTAAAAAGAAAGACCAGGGAAAGGTCTTAAAAACGTATGCTGTCCGACCGTAA